The DNA region CATGGACGAGGAGGGCCGCCGGGTCCCCGTCATCGCCAAGGTGGAGAAGCCGCAGGCGGTGGAGAACATGGAGGCCGTCGTCGCGGCCTTCGACGGTGTGATGGTGGCCCGTGGCGACCTCGCCGTCGAGTACCCCCTCGAAAAGGTCCCGATGGTGCAGAAGCGCCTCGTGGAGCTGTGCCGACGCAACGCCAAGCCGGTGATCGTGGCGACCCAGATGATGGAGTCGATGATCACCAACTCCCGCCCCACGCGCGCCGAGGCGTCCGACGTCGCCAACGCGATCCTGGACGGCGCGGACGCGGTCATGCTGTCGGCCGAGTCCAGCGTGGGCGCGTATCCGATCGAGACCGTGAAGACGATGTCGAAGATCGTCGTCGCGGCCGAGCAGGAGCTGCTCTCCAAGGGCCTGCAGCCGCTGGTGCCCGGCAAGAAGCCGCGTACGCAGGGTGGTTCGGTGGCCCGTGCCGCGTGCGAGATCGCGGACTTCCTGGGCGGCAAGGGCCTGGTGGCCTTCACCAACTCCGGTGACACGGCCCGCCGGCTCTCCCGCTACCGCGCCGAGCAGCCGATCGTGGCCTTCACCACGGAGGAGGGCACCCGCAACCAGCTCGCGCTGAGCTGGGGCGTCGAGTCCTACGTCGTGCCGTTCGTGAACAGCACCGACGAGATGGTCGACCTGGTCGACCAGGAGCTGCGCAAGCTCAACCGCTTCAGCGAGGGCGACATCGTCGTGATGACCGCCGGCTCGCCCCCCGGCGTCCCCGGCACCACCAACATGGTCCGCGTGCACCACCTGGGCGGCTGATCCGCCCGTACGGCCGCCTGTCGGCGGTACGGCCGCTGTACGCCGCTGAGGGCGCCCCCTGCCGCGCAGGGGGCGCCCTCAGCGTGTTTTGCGGCTCCCGGAGGTCGTTTTCTCCGGTGGGCGCCCGGACGGCCGCGTACGGCCCGTCCATGGCGTCCGGGTCAGTCGCTCGTGAACTGGTGCATCCCGGGGACGGTCAGCGTCCCGCCGAACTGGGCGGCCTGTACGACCTTCACCTTCGTGAAGTAGATCAGCGGGATGTTCAGCGGCGGCGGGTGCTCCGGGTCGAACGTGATCGGGATCAGACCGAGCAGGTTGCCGGAGATGCTCTCCGTGTACATGACCGTCTTACCGTCGCGGATGGTGGACGTGGTGCCCTTGCCCGCCTGCACGTGGTAGGTCTTGCCGGCCTGCTTGTCGGTGACGGTCTGGTGCAGATCACCGATGTCGGTCCCGTCGGAGATCACGTACTTGAGGACCTTCTTGACCTTGCCGCTGGCGGTCTTCACCTTGACGATGCCCTGGTAGTCCGCGCCCTTGAGCAGCAGCGAACTGGCCTCCAGCTGCCAGGGGTCGTCGGCCAGGGCGGGAATGCCCTGCTCGACACCGCTCTCGTCGTCCGTGGCGGTCGGGCAGTCGTCCGGGTCCGTGGTGGAGCTCGCGGACGGGCTGGGAGTCGGGGACGCGGTGGCGTCGTCGGCCGCCTCCTCCGCCTTCTCCGCGGTGTCCTCGGCCGCGTCCGTCGCCGCGTCGGTGACGTCCTTGACCGTGTCCTCGGCCTTCTCCACCGTGTCCTTGACCGGGTCCTCGGCCTTGTCCGCCGGCTTCTCGGCGGGCTTCTCGGCCGCGGGGGTCGACGCGGAGGGGGTCGGCGTCGGGGTCGCCGTCTTCTCCTCGTCGGGGGTGAAGATGTCCTTGATCGCCTCGCCGAGACCCAGGGGGTCGAGCGGGTTCTTCGACTCGGACGCCGAGGGGGAGGGCGTCGGTGTCGGCTCGGTCTTCTCGGCGGGCGCCTTGGACTCCGAGGCGGACGGCGTCGGTTCGGGCTTGTCGTCGGAACCTGAATCCGACGAAGAGCCCGAGCCCGACGTGTCCGAACCCGAGGGGTCCGAGGCACTCGGCTCCTTCTCGTCGTCCGCGGGGGTGCTCGTCGAGGCGGAGGGCGACGGCGTGGGGGACGCGTCGTCCTTGGCCTCTTCGGTCTCCTCCTCCAGCGCGTCGACGCAGTCCTTGTACTCGTCGATCGTCAGGTTCTTGGCCGACGGCTTGTCCTCGGCCCGGGCGAGCGTCGGTGTGAAGCCCATCCCCATGAGGATGGCCGTCGGCATCGACGCGATGGCTATCGCCTTGCCCGCGGGCACGTGCAACCTGGTGAACAACGGCTTCTTGGGGGCTGCGTGCCGCGGCCCGGTTCTCTCACGGGACTCCCCCGCGGGGCCCGCGTATTGGACCTCGTCAGCCGGCACTGTGCCTCCCGTTCGCCCCGTTCGTCGGGCTCGTTCCTGACAGATCGTTCGGCTCGCTCGCGCCGTTGGCCAGTGCGGCCTCCGGAGCGTCTCCCTTGTCCGTACGGTCCGTCTCGGCCGGGCGCGCGGCGGGCTCCTCGCCCGGGGCCCAGGCCACGGCCATTCCGCCGCCCACCAGGGACAGCAGGAAGCCGACGAAGAAGCCTCCGAAGTTGGACACCGGCAGCGACACCAGGCCCAGCAGGATGGCCGCGACACCGGCGAAGGTCCGGATGTGCTTCTGGTACCAGAGGCTGATTCCGAGAACGCCCAGGAGTACGCCGATGATGAGGGATCCCGCACCCGCGGTCGTCGCCATGGCCAGCGTGAGATGCCCGATCTGCAGATTCGCGTACGGAAGGTATGCGATCGGGAATCCGGCGATCAGGATGAACAGGCCCGCCCAGAACGGCCGGCCGCCCCGCCAGGCACGGAACCGCAGCCGCCAGATGTGGAATTGACCGCGCGCGGCAGGAGTCTCGGCGCTCATGGAAAACAGCTCCCTGGAACGGCGTTGCTGAGGGTTTCACGTACTACGAAAAGGGACGGGCGGGCGAGGCAGCGAGGCTCCCTCACCCGCCCACGGAGTGCCTAGTAGCACTCCTTGACACCCTTGGACAGCGACATCTTCAGGCCGCTGAGCTTGAAGGTGCCGGCGGTGGTCGCCCACGCCGTCTGCTTCACGTCGGTCAGCGTGGCCGAGTCGGCCTGCTGGGCGAAACCGTAGGGGTTCGCCTGCTCCTTGCCGCCCTTCATGCCGGGGCCCTTGTCGGCGTTCCCGGCGGCAACACCGATGTCGATGTTGCGGAAGGTCGCGTTGGCCTGCAGATCCTCGAC from Streptomyces sp. NBC_00258 includes:
- a CDS encoding DUF6114 domain-containing protein; translation: MSAETPAARGQFHIWRLRFRAWRGGRPFWAGLFILIAGFPIAYLPYANLQIGHLTLAMATTAGAGSLIIGVLLGVLGISLWYQKHIRTFAGVAAILLGLVSLPVSNFGGFFVGFLLSLVGGGMAVAWAPGEEPAARPAETDRTDKGDAPEAALANGASEPNDLSGTSPTNGANGRHSAG
- the pyk gene encoding pyruvate kinase → MRRSKIVCTLGPAVDSHEQLVSLIEAGMNVARFNFSHGSHAEHQGRYDRVRAAAQETGRAIGVLADLQGPKIRLETFAEGPVELERGDEFTITTEDVPGDKSICGTTYKGLPGDVSKGDQVLINDGNVELRVVEVEGAQVRTIVIEGGVISDHKGINLPGTAVNVPALSEKDVEDLRFALRMGCDLVALSFVRDAHDVNDVHKIMDEEGRRVPVIAKVEKPQAVENMEAVVAAFDGVMVARGDLAVEYPLEKVPMVQKRLVELCRRNAKPVIVATQMMESMITNSRPTRAEASDVANAILDGADAVMLSAESSVGAYPIETVKTMSKIVVAAEQELLSKGLQPLVPGKKPRTQGGSVARAACEIADFLGGKGLVAFTNSGDTARRLSRYRAEQPIVAFTTEEGTRNQLALSWGVESYVVPFVNSTDEMVDLVDQELRKLNRFSEGDIVVMTAGSPPGVPGTTNMVRVHHLGG